AGTCCATTCACACACTGTAATTTACGGCATTTAAGGCACAGTCTGCTATTCTCATCTAAACACAGTTTTGTCCTATCCACCTTGGTGCCCTTGCAGACTTGTATGCTTCTGCCAAAGTGGCTCGGTCTGAGTTCCAGTTCGCTTCCAGACAGTCAACCTGTCTCCTCaggagcacagagaggaggggtgtcatttgattggctgttgacgCAAACATCAACAACTGTGCCAAAATTGCAGACCTCACCTTTAATAGCACTAGCTATGAGCCAATAAAAACAACATATTTGCTTTCTGCTCAGGGTCGATTTAGAAAGACATCACGCCTGCCATTGGAAGTCACTCCAAGCACTCAGAAGGTCAAGCGTCACCAGGGCCCATTATAATGACACTGCCCTCATAACACTGTTACTCTCATTAACCGCTGAACTTCACACCGCTGTCAGACCACAGGTGGCTATGTCCTAATGAACCATCTTTCTCCTTCAGAGCTTCAGGTATGTGTTATGTGAGGGGTCACGCAATTCATTctgagcaaaaaaaataaataaaaaatgagctGACTGGATATTGGTTAGCTGAGAGGTTATTGGTCTGGACCTCTGCTGTGCCGCGGGCCGGCGACCCTtaaaaagcctgtgtgtgtgtgtgtgtgtgtgagtgtgcgcccGGGGCCGAGACATGGAGGAGATTAAAGAGCAGGAGACGGGCGGGGCTCAGAAGAGAGTTAGTGGAGCCCGAATCAGATCAGGCGGATGGGGGTTAGCATGTGTGAGCGCGACGACGGAACAcaacagaataaaacagaacagaagagaacACAGGGAAATGAGAACGTTCATTGTGCACGACTGCTCCTCGGGCGTTGTCAGGCTGATGCAACGGCCCCGAACTGTGAACTCTCGGGAGCTCCGTCGGAGAACAGAAAAGCAGCAGCGCCGAGGCGGCTGTCACCGGGAGCCTCAACCCAGAAAGTCGACCTCAGGGGAGGCGAGGAGAGACACGCCGATCCCCCTCGGGTTACCGTGGCGCCCATTCATTAGTGTCACCAAATGTCACCGGCAAATCCGCACGGCAATTTTTCCGCGACCCCATCCATCTATTCAAGATGTTTTACAAAACACTGAATCTTGAACACAATACAAGAGGGGAGCTTTTGTGGTTGCAGATACAGgccgggtgggggtgggggtgggtttaGGTTGTTGAGTGAGAAGAAGTGAACAAACAGATTGATGGGTAAACAAAAGGCTGTAAAAGCGTCTCCCTCAGGGAGCTACTAggcgaggaggtggaggaggtggaggatgaggaggtggaggaggatggcGGTGATGAATTACTTGTAATAAGCCAGCGACTGTCTTAACTGTCAGTCGGGAGAGCTGACGTGAGGCCCCACTGTGATTACACTCGCCtgctcgtgcatgtgtgtgtgtgtgtgtgtgtgtgtgtgctagtgtgtgggGGTGGCAGGGCGGCAGGTAGCGGTGACAGggctgtgatctgtgtgtggtggtgccaTGCCGTAGGCGTAGGCGGCGTGAGAAGAGAGGTGCGCCTGGTTACGGTGCCACAGGGAGACACAGGAGGAGAGCAGCGAGTGAGTTccccctcacctcacacacacacacacatacacacacacacacagagagagctggggCACCGGCACAATGGGctcataaacaacaacacaaccatGGCACCCAACCCAAGCAGCAGCGCTGCAGTATCACACAGCACTCCACCTCATAATTACGCCATGGTTTTAGAGCCgcctgcaggggtgtgtgtgtgtgtgtatggttgtgtgtgtcacgTGTCAAttatatgattgtgtgtgtgtgtgtgtgtgtgtgtgtggttgtgtgtgtgtgtgtaggtgtgtgcctgtgtgttatgtggttgtgtgagtggtgtgtgtgtgtgtgtgtgtgtgtgtgtgtgtgtgtgtgtctctgtgccacTGCTACTGGCAGGCTCTTCCTGTGACCAGCTCTCTGGTGATGGTGTCCTAATCTCCCTTCATCATGGAGGATGGCTGAGCTCTGGATCTACATCTGCATCGAGGGTGTAGCTGTCACTGACTCCGCCCgaggcagaggagctggagctggagctggagctgcctCCATCTTAATTAGTCCCATTTAGCCTCCCTCTGtcgctctccttttctctgtctctcgctttctaaccccctctccctccggAACGCATCGCAGggcttccgctctctctctctctctgcctctcgggCTCCACACAATTAACATTTCATGAGCATTAACTACATTCTGATGACATGTGCCTcggtggagcacacacacacacacacacacacacacacacacacacacacacacacacacacacacacacagtcatcataCATGCCTGTTTTCTGACAGTTTGTGTCTGTCCGCTCGCAGCACGACTGGGCTAAACAGCGGgggcagagaaggagggagaaacatCAAATGCCGCAAGTGTGAAAACATCACGCTGTGTCAAACCACATTTAAACAAACGGCAAGAAagcatttcaacatttcaacactgtcgtgtgttgtttttggcctTTTCTGTTTTCGTCTAAACAGCCAAATCCGTAGGCACACACTGGGACCTTGTCTTCATGTTTGCTGCCTTCTGGAGGAACAACGGAACATGTTTTTGTGCCAGATCGACTCGGAAATGTGGGCATTCAACAAGCTGTCAGCTAATTACTTGACGCCTGTGTCGGAGCATGTGGAACATTTTCTGTGATTACCAAACAAGAGAGCTGCCTTATTTAGCAAACACTTCAAGTAGCCATAACAATCCAGTACAGTGcagtctatactgtatgtagtcatACATCTAGAGTCATGCCCTCTGGATTTtagttttcttctttttattttactAATGCAGCATTATGTCAGTTCGATTTTAAACGTGCAGTTTGAGATACACAAGCAAGCAGCCAACAATCTGAAAGTCTGCCTTGGAAGGTGAGTACAGTAGGTCAAATTCACAGGTTGTTTTCTTTATCACTGAATAACCGAACAGCTTAACTAAATACAAATATTCCCTTGGGTTCTCTGGCTCATAAAAATTCAAATCCCAACAACCTACTGtcctgaaaataaaataaaaacaaaaaagtaatCTGACACTGTTTCTGCCTGATGAAGTATTCACTTAGAGGGGGAAAGTGTGACAGACTAACAAATAACAAACTAAACTTTTGCAAAGATGCAGCCACaggcaaagagacagagagaaggtgagTCAGAAATGGGATTATGTGAaggtatgtaggcctactgtttagcAGGAGATGCTACCCTACAGTTAGACAACTGGGGGACGCTACATTGACAGTTTTGCTACTTAAATGAAGATTCCCtttatcataatcataacccAACATAACCTATTAGATGAGTCATATGATGAGTAAATAGAATATTTAGACTCCTTGTGAAATCAGGAGAACGAGGGACAGCTTCTCCTGAAGAGTCCAGTCAGGTGGGTCCTCTAGAGTTGGGTTCTGATCAGCGGTTCTTCCTGAAAGAATCGTGTCACTGCCATCTGCGCTTCTTGGGATTTGGGCCCTGTAAAAAACTCTTGGCTTTGTAAAAATGCCTTGGCACGACGTTACCGGTTAACAGCGCTGTCTAGATCAAAACAGATTTGAATCGAATGGCTTCCCTGGCATAAGCCATTCTACTTGATGTGTTTTCCTAATGGGTCAGTGTGAGCTGCATAGGTTTTCAGTGGCGAGGGGAGATGCTGTCTTGAGTGTGCGCAGCGTACAGTATATGCGACGCTGGCTTGGCATGGACTCCACCGGCTTAAAGCCCAGAGATCCTCCTGCGCTCGGCTGCATGGCTGGTGCCGGCTCTGTGATTAGGGCCCCGATGAGCTCCGGCTAATGCGCTATTCTTGCCCCATCCGCTCCGCTGACAAGCTTCCTCCCAGTTGTCATATCTCAACTCTAGCTCatgctctcgctctccttcgctttttctctctccctcccccctctctctctctttctctctctctctctctctctctctctctctctctctctcagccgaTTGCAGTGGCGTCCCTCTCTATTGTAACGCCCTTAATTAAAGATTAATGCCAGGGTTTCCCTGCTTGGAGAGCAAAGATAACTCATTTCCCTCAGTGCTTCTTTGAAAAACGCCTGACCGCAAAGAGGGCAGAcggaagaggggggaggagagcgagagagagagagagagagaaagagagagagagagaggggggaagagagagagagagcgtgaacaGATCACTAGAAAGAACAAAGGCCGTCTGCCATCTTCCAGTTCTTGACTCTGGCTGAAGGACATGCAATAACTGCACAGTGCCTACATGTGCGTGTTGGCATGAGTGgcttgtgtatgcatttgtgtgtatgcgtgtgtgtgtgtgtttgtgtgtgtgtgtgtgtgtgtgtgtgtgtgtgtgtgtgtgtgtacgtctcaTTTCAATTACGGAAGGCATAGAGACACAATCAGCTCACTTAAGTCCCTCCTCTGGGACAACTCCTGCCTCCCTTCCCTTACAACAATTACCACTATCTTCTCCTCCCGGCTTGCAAGtggcaatctgtgtgtgtgtgtgtgtgtgtgtgtgtgtgtgtgtgtgtgtgtgtgtgtgtttttctgtacatgcatgtgtgtgtgcttttcagtgtctgtgtgtttctgcttgtgcatgcatgcgtgcatttctgtgtgtgtgtgtgtgtgtgtgtgtgtgtgtgtgtgcagaaggtgGTTTGCTGTCTGAGAATATCagcattccccccccccccctctctcctccagggaGCActagggaagagaggagatggggggggggggggggggggttggagatgggggggggtggtggggtaatATCAGCGTTCTACAAGCACAGCTGCAACTCTGCTGAAACGGCATCTCCCCACATCTGCGGCGTGGTGTTGACACATGGGTGGACGCTGTGTGTTCCTGCTGTTGTTTTGGGTGTGTAGCTGCGCTGGTGGGGTGTGTTTTGATGCCATAATGAAGTGTAAATGTATGGGCTGTCTGGGGGGCATGAAGGCCTGACAACTGTCACAAGAATTCTgctggtgagaaagagagagccggAGAGCCTATTCCCTGTCGGNNNNNNNNNNNNNNNNNNNNNNNNNNNNNNNNNNNNNNNNNNNNNNNNNNNNNNNNNNNNNNNNNNNNNNNNNNNNNNNNNNNNNNNNNNNNNNNNNNNNNNNNNNNNNNNNNNNNNNNNNNNNNNNNNNNNNNNNNNNNNNNNNNNNNNNNNNNNNNNNNNNNNNNNNNNNNNNNNNNNNNNNNNNNNNNNNNNNNNNNctctgtatctctctatctctctctctgtatctctctctctctctctctctctgtatctctgtctctctccccctctctatttcttcctCTGTCTAATTCCAGTCTGTCAGGGAGAAGGCGGCTGTGTGGGAGCcagtgagatggaggagataAGAGATAGCGGCAGCGCGCAGTTGCTACACCTCATCCTCGCCGCCCCTGAACCCCCctacaccccccaacacacacacacacacacccccagtgctgtcagtgtgtgtgcacgtggtgGAGAGACATTACCCGTATGCACCGGCAGGGCCTAATAGTTTACTCCACCACCAGCGAGCAAGGTCATGCTTGTTAGACCAATCCGCCAATTCACACGAGCAGATTTCACACAAAAGGAAGTAATCTCAGTCCTTCACAAGCAATTATCCTCATGTGACTGGCGTGAGCGAGACGCACTGCCCTATGCAGATGGAGCCGATGCTTTTCATTTAGCGGCGGCCGGACGGAGATACTCGGGAGCCCTGCGGTGAGGCTCCGCTGTCACTGCGGAACGCCGTTCGAACGCCATTCCAATTTGAACCCAATCGAAGCCGCTTAGGGCCCGGCAGAGGACAAATTAATTATGTCTCGCTATCAACGCAGCTATAGATGAAGGCGACAGAAGCTTTGCATCAACCAGCAAGCGAgctatttctctctgttttattGGATATGTTTGCCAGCGTGGGTATGTATTACGTGCTTGGGCCCAATATACAAATCCATTAAGCTTTCACCTCATGAAGCCTTtccactctcctctcactcATGACATCTGAatttgttgtttatgttttgacAGCCAGCATTCAAGTGCTGTTTGGGTACTGCTGTCTCCATTTCAATGGATGCGTGTTATTCATAAGTCTGAGGTGGAAAAACACACTGGGATTTGGAATTCATGTGTATTAGAAAGTCTTAGGACCTGAACCTTCTAGGCAGGATTTCGGTTTGTGGGTATTTGTAAGTGCTGAGTGTTGACTATTGGAAAACTATGAAAACAATGAACAGCAAAAATGATGAAAACTCTGAATAAATGATGTGGGATTTGTGAAACACGTATTAGACTGTTTTCTAATTACTATTGTTTACCCATTTGAATGGAAACAGTCATTGGACTCGGGCCCCCAAACATTCTGTCCTGAAGATTTATTCAAGCTTCTATCAACAAATTCAGTAATTATGTCTAATCTCTTTAtaataaaaatatgttttaagcTTTTCCACAGCATCGCACTTTCAAACTAAGCCTTCTCTCATTTTATTCCATAAGCTCACAGCTCTCTCGGGATTTACATATCTGTCTGGCATAAACGGATGCCATCGCATCAACACAACTTTGATGCATAATGCCTTTACGCAATTCACCATTCCGTCCTGTTCACCTGTGTAGGGAAACTGCCCTCTGCATTAGCTGCACTTCTATCTCACAGCAGAGTCAACCTGTCAGAGTACGAGCCAGCGTGCCACGGAGGGAGATTAagcaggtgtgtaggtgtgagtgttCCTCAACACCTCTGATggggtttcacacacacacacacacacacacacacacacacacacgctggcacacacacgcacacacacacacatacacacacacacacacacacacacacacacacacacacacatacacacacacacacacacacacacacacgtacacacacacacacacaccatcaaaagcAGATCCTCACCTCTCATTGGTTGAGGGCCTCTCTGTTGAGTTGTGGGCCAATGCTGCCCTCTGGTGGTGAGATCTCAGGGCCTGGTGAGCTGTGTCCAGTGTGAGGCGCGATAAGGTCACTCAGAGAATTTCACCTTCAGGATATATCCCCTTTAATTACACAATTACAGAACTTTTAATGCTGGAGTTCACATCATACAGTAGGCATGTAATGTATTCAGCTAATTATGTTTACCAAACTTGTGTGAGGTAGTATATGAGACAGCATATTTGACTgagtaaacccagcctgatgtGTGCCTCCATTtagatttcgccctgcagctcaggctggaaacctgcatctCTTCCGCTTCCTGTCCACGCTTGCTGGAACAAATCACAAACAAGATCATCCACGAGGcgcacccagatcgttggtctgattgggattgagtcatttgaactactaACTATTTTTTACTTGTGCAAACTGATTTTCCTCTGaaggtttgtgtttttgttcacATATATGCTTACAAAACTTAACAGCAGTCATGTCCAGGAGTTCAGATGTAGTCatgcacctactgtatgtgtagactTGTGAAGTATGATTGGATTGTGAGGTCCACAGAGAGGTACTGCATCCTGCTGGGTATTGCATTGTCACCGAGATCATTTTGCTGTTCCTGTGGCCCACTCTAGTGGCTCTCTGTGAAACTACATACAACACATGACCACCACAACCCACCATAGCCCGATATGGAAATATTTTGTCACGTTCTGTTTTATTTAGGGACATTTTTCACTATACAGAGGCGGTCATCCCTGTTCcaggaagtaaaagtcctgccacatattCCCTCTAACTGTGCACGTAACACAGTTGATATCACtttctgatctacctggctgctaattatgATGAGCTGGTCTACtcaatggttggatcaaatacttggcaggacttttacattctgaacccgggatgtccgcttCTGCTATATACTGATATGAAGCATCAGAACTTGTGAAGTTGTATGGATCTCCCTGGTAcctctcatatctgatgctaACTGCAAACTCAGGAACTGTAAGTTGCTAGTTGACTTATCTCTCTCTGAGCGGCTTGTTTCAGTGTTACTTCAGTCAGATATCCATTTAGTTTTATCTtcattacacatacagtacacgcttCATCCTCTTGGTATACTGAATAGGCCAGAGTCATCAAGCATCATGTACGGGAGGAATATTTTTAATGCAAATATTCCACGGCAATGTTTGTGAATTAATCAGTGTGATTTCAATAACAAATTTTCAAAGGTCTACAATATTTGAAATGTGTCTTTAATTACATTaccagaaaaataaatatacatacaaTGGACAAATATATTCACATTGATACATACATATTATTCTTGCCTTATAGTTTTTATTGTTTATGTACATAGTCTGATATGGGAATGAGATGAATGACATTTTCATCTTAGAACACACTGAAAGGCCTTCAGggatgaagcacacacaccaaaccggATGAGGAAACCAAAAGCTGCTGCCGATGTTAGCACATTAAGCACAGGCACATATTCACAGAATGTAAAACGTCTCTTCTTTtgcatgaaagtgtgtgtatgagtgagtgtgtgcatgtgtgtgcgtgtgtgagtgtgtgcgtgtgtgtgtgtgtgtgtgtgtgtgtgtgtgtgttggtgtcagtAAAGTAGGCTGCTTCGCTTGAGGATGTAGGGCCTCCGCGCCTGCTTGCTGGTGTGCACTTGTCTCTTCAGGATGTAAGGGGATTTCCTCTTCAGCGGGTTGTCGCTGCTTTGGTCCAGCTCCAGGTAGTCCTCCACATCTTGGACCTGGGACAGAAAACATGGCCGTCTGTAAACATCGCTTATCCTCAGAGGCCCTCTGCTATGGATAGAGTCAATGTGTATTATAcgtggggggggatggggggggcagGTGAGTATGATTAACTGTGAAGTGCACAGCAGATATCTGGCTGCTCCGCGCACAGCCCCGAGCTCCAATTAGCTATGTGTCAGTGTCCCTGACGGCTGTGTTCCAGAGGCCCATGCATCAAAATGATAAatgataaatgataaataaGCCAGAAAATGGTGCGCAAGCATAACATCTAGTCTCCTGCCGGGCATAGAGATAGGGCTTAGAGAAGTCTTATGTTAGGGCTGGCTCTTactgtaaatctgtgtgtgtgtgtgtgggtgtgtgtgtctgtgtgtatgggtgtgggtgtgtgggtttgtatatgtgtgtgttttatttgtgtataCAATTGTTTTATACATACTATAACTGCTCCCTTTTGTTCATGTAAGCATCTGCTTGGTCTCTTGTATGTGcagtagatactgtatgtagcgaTACCAAGCACCATGTGTaaaagggactgtgtgtgtgtgtgtgtgtgtgtgtgtgtgtgtgtgtgtgtgtgtgtgtgtgtgcgtgcgtgcgtgcgtgcgtgcgtgcgtgcgtgcgtgcgtgcgtgcgtgcgtgcgtgcgtgtgtgtgtgtgtgtgtgtatgtgtggtctcgtgtgtgtgcacttgcacatttgtgtgtaacTGGTCACCTCTCTGGGCTGCAGTACTCTACAGAGGTTCCGGAGGTCGTAAAGCTCATCCACCGATTGGCTAACAGGTGGTAGGCGGAACCTGtagtcctcgtcctcctcctcggccggGATCTCACCCTCCGGCTGCCACGTCTCGTCCAGACTGTCCAGCACGGCGCAAACCTTCAGTAGCGTCAGCCGCCACAAGGTGGTGCTGTGTTTGCTCTGCCTCAactgcagagacagacagggagagagctcGATCAGACCTCACAGACCAGAGACAACGGCAGACCACCGGCCTCATACTCATGTGATTTACTATTATTTGAACTATCTGGAAAAAAGCGCATTtcaaaagtttgtgtgtgtcatgttaaatgttatatgttatatgttatatgtgctATGCATGAGGCTATGACATtaacatcaaatgctgctgtcTTTTAGTGGAATGtaaatgatgtgtgaaaaagagtATCCTAAAAGGACTTTATCCATCTATTTAAGTGTTTAGAATGTTCTAATGAACATGATCTAAATGTAACGGTGGTCAACATCTGCATTCATCTCCAACTTTGACATCAATGTTTTTTATCGCCAGTTTCATAAAGTTTTATTTCCTCCTGAGAGACTAGCCTGTTGTGGAGGGATGTGAATTAGGGCATTATCCTGGGAGAGTCTAATAGACTCAGAACATGATggtgtcctctcctcccccttcatAGCTCAACACAGAGCACTGAAACTACTAATGCGGAacctccacctctctttttctccaaaGGAAcgtatgggttttttttttcaggatcTCAAGAGACAACAGCTTTCCCTCAGCCCTCAATCAAGTGGCTGTGAGTTGCTGAAAGTGACGAATGGCTTGATCTTTCACGAGGAAATACTCAGTCGGAGAGTGAGCAGACAGAAGGGACCATCGACGGGGAAATGCCACGGTGTAAATTGTCCTGCGGAGCCAATCAAAGGGCTCCCTGGAGACAATCGGTGACAGGAGCCGGGCTGCTGGGTTGCACCTCTGGCATTTAAAAGGGctgtgtgtccccccccccgccccccatgcCTAATTACAGCACGGCTCCTCACATTTCCCTCCAGCCAATTTAATGGCGCGTAAAGGAGCAAAGAGCATAACATTttacatcgcatcattacaaGTGTCTGTCTCCAGCCCTGATTAACCAGCCGCAGCTCGGTGCTAGAGCGCGGCCCTGTTTGGGGTCTGCTCTCCGCTGAGTGTTGGGAAGGGTGAAGCTCTTAGTCCCACCTCTCCTGCTGCTGTTATCTGGCGTAATGGAGCTCATGATGACTTTGGTCTTTGTCCACGGCAGCAGGGGACGACCGTGGAGATGAGCCTGCGCATCGAGGCGCGGCCCAGCGTTCAGTTTTTTTCGCCAGCTCTCGCCAAAAAGCTGCCCATGGCTGGTGCCAGTGTCAAGAGCCATTTGTTTCATTGGAGCTGCCAGCTGACGTTCCAGCAGCCAGAGTAAATAGTGGATACAAAATGAATTGCAAATGAACGAGAGAGTGCTTTCAAACATACACAGCAAGTGCCACTTCCCACAGTCCCAAAACTCATTAGCTCAGAATTTGTTCAAATGTCCAAGGCAATTACTGTCCTTCAGGCCAAAGCACTGTTCTGAGGGCATTGTTCTTAATATAGCTATCAGTTTGCCAGTTCATAAGGCAAACTGTATTGTAATATATCAGCGTATCCTGCTCATGCAGAATTATTCAGATGTGAAGTCAGAGTTCTAAATCTATCCTTACTGGTCTTGCTGGTGGGTCTGTGACTTGCCTTAAACTATAATCACTAATCATAACGTGAGGAGGGAACAGGCAGAACATAGACTCTTAAACAGTCTCATCTTAAACACATTTGCTCTGGTGATAAATTCTTAAGTAATGAAAAGTTAACTCCACTCTCTGATTCCCTTTATTCTGTCACTGCCAGACACTGCCAGAGGATAGAATTAGGTGTGCTTAAATGGGATGTTTCATTATTCACGTTAATTATGTTTAatatttatacaacacatcatgTTTGAAATGTAGTGATCCAATTAAACTTCTTTAGCATTTCTGTTAAACTTGGTTAAGAAAATATATTGGCAGTTGACATCCACCTATTCTCTATTAACGATGATCAAAGTAAAAACCCCTGATGTTTTATACAACATCTGCAGTGAGCAGGTGATCATACACTGTATCCAAAGGGCAAATCTATATTCGGTGTTCAAGAGAGCGCTCAACACAAAGCTCGGACTGCTATATTGCCGCCTTTGTTCACCCCCATAGGTGGTGCAA
This sequence is a window from Sardina pilchardus chromosome 10, fSarPil1.1, whole genome shotgun sequence. Protein-coding genes within it:
- the nts gene encoding neurotensin/neuromedin N translates to MVTKMRMQIVFAVLLVLVSDALGSDVDQEKRTIEEELLSNLFTSKLRQSKHSTTLWRLTLLKVCAVLDSLDETWQPEGEIPAEEEDEDYRFRLPPVSQSVDELYDLRNLCRVLQPREVQDVEDYLELDQSSDNPLKRKSPYILKRQVHTSKQARRPYILKRSSLLY